One Nonomuraea angiospora DNA segment encodes these proteins:
- a CDS encoding MFS transporter — protein sequence MTLSTTAPTRRLHRAWFVAAVAFVAILGAAGFRATPGVLITPLHEEFGWSAGTISLAVSVNLVLYGLTAPFAAALMDRFGMRRVVSLALLLIAAGSGLTVLMTASWQLLLFWGVLVGLGTGSMALVFAATVVDRWFVRHRGLVTGVLTAAGATGQLIFLPVLAQLAEGPGWRFASLTVAAAALAVVPFVWWLLRDHPADVGTTALGAEPGAVRTAPGKVNAAVRAVTVLAAAARTRPFWLLAGGFAICGASTNGLVGTHFIPAAHDHGMAEPVAAGLLAVIGIFDIAGTIASGWLSDRIDPKVLLGVYYALRGLSLMVLPSLFAATTEPSMLIFIVFYGLDWVATVPPTVALCRRIYGADGAVVFGWVFGSHQVGAAFAAVAAGLTRDHLGAYDLAWYGAGALCLLAAGMSVAIVHSRER from the coding sequence ATGACGTTGAGCACCACCGCCCCCACGCGCCGCCTGCACCGGGCCTGGTTCGTGGCGGCCGTCGCCTTCGTGGCGATCCTGGGCGCGGCCGGGTTCCGCGCCACCCCCGGCGTACTGATCACCCCCCTGCATGAGGAGTTCGGCTGGTCGGCCGGCACGATCTCCCTGGCCGTCTCCGTCAACCTGGTGCTCTACGGCCTGACCGCCCCCTTCGCCGCCGCCCTGATGGACCGCTTCGGCATGCGCCGCGTGGTCTCCCTCGCGCTGCTGCTGATCGCCGCGGGCAGCGGCCTGACCGTGCTGATGACGGCGAGCTGGCAGCTCCTGCTGTTCTGGGGCGTGCTCGTCGGGCTCGGGACGGGCTCGATGGCGCTGGTGTTCGCCGCGACCGTGGTGGACCGCTGGTTCGTCCGGCACCGCGGGCTGGTCACGGGCGTGCTCACCGCGGCCGGCGCCACCGGGCAGCTGATCTTCCTGCCCGTGCTGGCCCAGCTCGCCGAGGGACCGGGATGGCGCTTCGCCTCGCTGACCGTGGCGGCCGCGGCGCTGGCGGTGGTGCCGTTCGTGTGGTGGCTGCTGCGCGACCATCCCGCCGACGTGGGCACGACGGCTCTCGGGGCGGAGCCGGGCGCGGTTCGGACCGCGCCGGGCAAGGTGAACGCGGCCGTCCGGGCGGTCACCGTGCTCGCCGCGGCGGCCAGGACCCGGCCGTTCTGGCTGCTCGCCGGCGGTTTCGCGATCTGCGGCGCCAGCACGAACGGCCTGGTCGGCACCCACTTCATCCCCGCCGCGCACGACCACGGCATGGCCGAGCCCGTGGCCGCCGGCCTGCTGGCGGTCATCGGGATCTTCGACATCGCGGGCACGATCGCCTCCGGCTGGCTCAGCGACCGGATCGACCCCAAGGTGCTGCTCGGCGTCTACTACGCGCTGCGCGGGCTGTCCCTGATGGTGCTGCCGAGCCTGTTCGCGGCCACGACCGAGCCCAGCATGCTGATCTTCATCGTGTTCTACGGGCTGGACTGGGTGGCGACCGTGCCGCCCACGGTGGCGCTGTGCCGGCGGATCTACGGGGCCGACGGAGCGGTGGTGTTCGGGTGGGTGTTCGGCTCGCACCAGGTGGGCGCCGCGTTCGCCGCCGTCGCCGCCGGGCTCACCCGCGACCACCTGGGCGCTTACGACCTCGCCTGGTACGGCGCCGGCGCCCTGTGCCTCCTCGCCGCGGGCATGTCCGTGGCGATCGTGCATTCTAGAGAGCGATGA